In Arthrobacter sp. B3I4, the following proteins share a genomic window:
- the moeB gene encoding molybdopterin-synthase adenylyltransferase MoeB: protein MASKLTENSTPATVAQAPGPLVEPAEDLTPAEVERYSRHLIIPEIGSLGQRRLKNAKVLVIGAGGLGSPALLYLAAAGVGTLGIIDDDDVDLSNLQRQVIHGVADVGRPKIESARDAIAALNPLVDVRLHNVRLDASNALELFAGYDLILDGADNFATRYLVNDAAAILGKPYVWGSIFRFDGQVSVFWEQHGPTYRDLYPEAPPAGSVPSCGEGGVFGMLCAAVGSLMVTEAVKLITGVGRSLLGRVALFDALGGSWREIKVSRDPEALRITELTDYEAFCGITPAADAGTEHTVTAAQLATMLASRKAGLKDFELVDVRESGEFEIVRIDGAKLIPQGRILAGEAWSELPQDTDIVFHCKAGTRSAAVLAAARAAGYERVSHLEGGILAWVREVEPGKPVY, encoded by the coding sequence ATGGCTTCGAAGTTGACCGAAAACAGCACCCCCGCCACCGTTGCGCAGGCCCCGGGACCGCTGGTCGAACCGGCGGAAGACCTGACTCCGGCCGAGGTGGAACGCTACTCCCGCCACTTGATCATTCCTGAGATAGGGTCGCTCGGGCAACGCCGCCTGAAGAACGCCAAAGTCCTGGTGATCGGCGCCGGCGGTCTCGGTTCGCCCGCCCTGTTGTACCTCGCGGCCGCGGGCGTCGGGACCCTGGGGATCATCGACGACGACGACGTGGACCTGAGCAACCTTCAGCGCCAGGTGATCCACGGGGTGGCCGACGTCGGCCGGCCCAAGATCGAGTCCGCCCGCGATGCAATCGCCGCGCTGAACCCCTTGGTCGACGTCCGGCTCCACAACGTCCGGCTTGATGCCTCCAACGCCCTGGAGCTCTTCGCCGGTTACGACCTCATCCTCGACGGCGCCGACAACTTCGCCACCCGCTACCTCGTCAACGACGCGGCCGCAATCCTCGGCAAGCCCTACGTGTGGGGTTCGATCTTCCGCTTCGACGGTCAGGTCAGTGTCTTTTGGGAGCAGCACGGACCCACCTACCGGGACCTGTACCCGGAGGCGCCGCCCGCCGGCTCCGTTCCCTCCTGCGGGGAAGGCGGGGTCTTCGGCATGCTATGCGCCGCCGTCGGGTCGCTCATGGTGACCGAAGCAGTGAAGCTGATTACCGGCGTCGGACGCTCCCTGCTGGGGCGGGTGGCGTTGTTCGACGCCCTCGGCGGGAGTTGGCGCGAAATCAAGGTCTCCCGCGATCCGGAGGCTTTGCGCATCACGGAATTGACCGACTATGAGGCTTTCTGCGGGATCACCCCGGCCGCGGACGCGGGCACCGAACACACCGTCACCGCAGCCCAGCTCGCCACCATGCTCGCCTCCCGAAAGGCCGGGCTGAAAGACTTTGAACTGGTTGACGTCCGGGAGAGCGGGGAATTCGAGATCGTCCGGATCGACGGTGCCAAGCTGATCCCGCAGGGCAGGATCCTGGCCGGCGAGGCCTGGTCCGAGCTGCCGCAGGACACGGACATCGTCTTCCACTGCAAGGCCGGGACGCGCTCCGCCGCTGTCCTGGCCGCCGCCCGTGCCGCCGGTTACGAGCGGGTCAGCCACCTGGAAGGCGGCATTCTTGCCTGGGTGCGCGAAGTCGAACCGGGCAAACCGGTGTACTGA
- a CDS encoding SDR family NAD(P)-dependent oxidoreductase gives MSDESTLTPRQRIGSCFGPRSTAAEVVAGVDLDGKTAVVTGGYSGLGLETVRALVSAGARVMVPARRPGHAREVLDEAGLNGVQVAELDLADLQSVRDFTQGFLASDYLGDARSLDILINNAAIMATPERRVGPGWEAQFATNHLGHFALANLLWPALAAGSGARVVALSSTGHKLSPIRFADINFDAGYDKWKAYGQAKAANALFAVQLDALGKSAGVRAFAVHPGGIMTELQRHLPREEMIASGWMDADGNINERFKTPAQGAATSVWAATSPLLADLGGVYCEDCEIAEPTQPGTPEARIRGVDAHAVDRPAAERLWQLSADLTGINAFASGQG, from the coding sequence ATGAGCGATGAGAGCACCCTGACCCCACGGCAAAGGATCGGCTCGTGCTTCGGCCCGCGGTCGACGGCGGCCGAGGTCGTGGCAGGTGTGGACCTGGACGGCAAGACCGCCGTCGTTACCGGCGGCTACTCGGGTCTGGGACTGGAGACAGTCCGGGCACTCGTGTCCGCCGGTGCGCGCGTGATGGTGCCGGCGCGGCGGCCCGGGCACGCCCGCGAGGTGCTTGACGAAGCGGGCCTCAACGGCGTCCAAGTTGCAGAGCTGGACCTGGCTGACCTGCAGAGTGTTCGAGACTTCACCCAGGGTTTCTTGGCATCCGATTACCTTGGCGATGCCCGGAGCCTGGACATCCTGATCAACAACGCCGCCATCATGGCCACCCCGGAGCGGCGCGTCGGCCCGGGCTGGGAAGCACAGTTCGCCACCAACCACCTGGGCCACTTTGCGCTCGCCAACCTGCTCTGGCCCGCGCTGGCAGCGGGAAGTGGTGCACGGGTGGTTGCCTTGTCTTCCACCGGCCACAAGCTCTCGCCGATCCGGTTCGCGGACATTAATTTCGACGCGGGCTACGACAAGTGGAAGGCCTACGGGCAGGCGAAGGCCGCGAATGCGCTGTTTGCCGTGCAGCTCGACGCGCTCGGGAAGAGCGCCGGCGTCCGGGCCTTTGCGGTCCATCCAGGCGGGATCATGACCGAATTGCAGCGCCACCTGCCGCGGGAAGAAATGATTGCCTCGGGTTGGATGGACGCGGACGGCAACATCAACGAGCGGTTCAAGACCCCTGCCCAGGGCGCCGCGACGTCGGTGTGGGCGGCCACCTCGCCACTGCTCGCGGACCTGGGCGGCGTGTACTGCGAGGACTGCGAGATCGCCGAGCCGACGCAGCCAGGCACACCGGAAGCGCGCATCCGGGGAGTGGACGCCCACGCCGTGGACCGCCCGGCAGCGGAGCGCCTCTGGCAGCTGTCTGCTGACCTGACCGGCATCAACGCCTTCGCCTCCGGGCAGGGCTGA
- a CDS encoding class I SAM-dependent methyltransferase yields the protein MINQQQLWDEDAAQHYDTPEEGMFAAEVLGPTVEVLAELAGGGPAVEFAIGTGRVAIPLSAAGVKVSGIELSHAMIARLRKKVHEDQIPVVQGDMTEAMAGENFSLGFLVFNTISNLLTQDEQVRCFQNAARHLAPGGRFVIELWVPQLRSLPPGHGGTVEVSQPGYLLVDTYDVLRQHVVSHHVRFAPDLSEGRDARIGRTPHRYIWPSELDLMARLAGFDLEFRWADWDRSEFTEDSRSHVSVYRLSAR from the coding sequence ATGATCAACCAGCAGCAGCTTTGGGACGAAGACGCCGCTCAGCACTACGACACCCCTGAAGAGGGCATGTTCGCCGCCGAGGTGCTCGGCCCCACGGTGGAGGTCCTCGCCGAGCTCGCGGGCGGCGGCCCGGCCGTTGAGTTCGCCATTGGCACGGGTCGTGTTGCCATCCCGCTCTCGGCGGCGGGCGTGAAGGTCAGCGGCATCGAGTTGTCCCACGCGATGATCGCCCGCCTGCGCAAGAAGGTTCACGAGGACCAGATTCCGGTCGTTCAGGGCGACATGACCGAAGCAATGGCCGGGGAGAACTTCTCGCTTGGGTTCTTGGTGTTCAACACCATCTCCAACCTTTTGACCCAGGACGAACAGGTCCGGTGCTTCCAAAACGCCGCCCGCCATCTTGCACCCGGCGGGCGGTTCGTCATTGAACTCTGGGTGCCGCAGCTGCGTTCGCTGCCACCGGGACACGGCGGGACGGTCGAAGTCAGCCAGCCCGGGTATCTCCTGGTGGACACCTACGACGTGCTCCGCCAGCACGTCGTCTCCCACCACGTCCGGTTCGCCCCCGACCTATCGGAGGGGCGGGACGCCCGGATCGGACGGACACCGCATCGCTACATCTGGCCCAGCGAGCTCGACCTGATGGCGCGGCTGGCCGGGTTCGACCTGGAATTCAGATGGGCGGATTGGGACCGCAGCGAATTCACGGAGGATTCCCGCAGCCACGTTTCCGTGTACCGGCTTTCCGCACGCTAG
- a CDS encoding glutamyl-tRNA reductase, with the protein MVLFSLVATHADIDLETVAQLSTGASGLASSALAESPAVAGAVVLSTCNRFEIYGEAPRPDDVEAARAALVAQISEASGLNKQLVSRAFNTRTGPDVSRHLFAVSSGLDSAVVGEREIAGQVRRALITAQHEGTASSGLVRLFQAASKTAKDVGAQTALGSRGLSIVSVALDLATDLSENADWSSKRVVVFGTGAYAGATMSLLRERGCTDISVFSSSGRAEGFVATRGGTALNSDSLPGAVAAADVMIGCSGSDNRVEAAELARIRSASPRPLIAIDLALTHDFDPAVAELDGVELLTLESVRLAAPQEQAESLSQASGIVAGAATAFEQEREARSVDSAIVALRRHTMDVLDAEMEKVRARHGCTAAAEEVEFALRRMVKQLLHVPTVRARELAANGQQADYVAGLEAVYGISVEQPATRTTGAAAAECPVDHGARPAGEGKRETA; encoded by the coding sequence GTGGTTCTTTTCTCTCTGGTGGCTACACACGCCGACATCGATCTTGAGACCGTTGCTCAACTGAGCACCGGCGCTTCCGGGCTGGCATCCTCCGCCCTCGCCGAATCACCTGCCGTCGCCGGCGCCGTGGTCCTTTCCACCTGTAACCGCTTCGAAATCTACGGCGAGGCTCCCCGCCCGGACGACGTCGAAGCAGCCCGCGCCGCGCTGGTGGCGCAGATCAGCGAGGCCAGCGGGCTCAACAAGCAGCTCGTCTCCCGCGCCTTCAACACCCGCACCGGCCCCGACGTGAGCCGGCACCTGTTTGCGGTCAGCTCCGGCCTTGACTCCGCCGTCGTCGGTGAACGGGAAATCGCCGGCCAGGTCCGGCGCGCCCTGATCACTGCCCAGCACGAGGGGACGGCCAGCTCCGGCCTGGTGCGGCTCTTCCAGGCAGCCTCGAAAACCGCCAAGGACGTGGGCGCGCAGACCGCGCTCGGGTCCCGCGGGCTGTCGATTGTGTCGGTTGCCCTGGATCTTGCCACCGATTTGTCCGAGAACGCGGACTGGTCCAGCAAGAGGGTCGTCGTGTTCGGCACCGGCGCGTACGCCGGGGCCACGATGTCGCTGCTGCGGGAACGCGGTTGCACCGACATTTCCGTTTTTTCCTCCTCGGGCCGGGCCGAGGGTTTCGTCGCGACCCGCGGCGGCACCGCCCTGAACAGCGACTCCCTGCCGGGCGCCGTCGCCGCTGCCGACGTGATGATCGGCTGCAGCGGCTCCGACAACCGGGTCGAAGCAGCAGAACTGGCCCGGATCCGCTCCGCGTCCCCGCGGCCGCTGATCGCGATCGATCTGGCCCTCACGCATGACTTTGATCCGGCCGTCGCCGAGCTCGACGGCGTGGAGCTGCTTACCCTGGAGTCCGTCCGGCTGGCCGCCCCGCAGGAGCAGGCAGAGTCCCTGAGCCAGGCAAGCGGCATCGTCGCCGGCGCGGCGACCGCCTTTGAGCAGGAGCGGGAAGCGCGCTCCGTGGACTCGGCTATCGTGGCCCTGCGCCGCCACACCATGGACGTGCTGGACGCCGAAATGGAAAAGGTGCGCGCCCGCCACGGCTGCACCGCGGCGGCCGAGGAAGTCGAGTTCGCCCTGCGGCGGATGGTCAAACAACTGCTGCACGTGCCCACCGTCCGGGCCCGCGAGCTCGCCGCGAACGGCCAGCAGGCGGACTACGTTGCCGGCCTCGAGGCGGTCTATGGCATCAGCGTTGAACAGCCCGCAACCCGGACCACCGGTGCGGCCGCAGCGGAATGCCCGGTGGACCACGGCGCCCGGCCTGCCGGCGAGGGCAAGCGGGAGACGGCTTAG
- the hemE gene encoding uroporphyrinogen decarboxylase gives MTPSAAATNGTAHNGTAPNSLDAGHPLMDGRTGGSPLITAYRGGTPSRRPVWFMRQAGRSLPEYLKVREGVAMLDSCLRPELASEITLQPVRRHDVDAAVFFSDIVIPLKLAGVGVDIVPGVGPVLEKPVRTAADVAALPELTWEALEPIREAVRLTVAELGSTPLIGFAGAPFTLAAYMVEGKPSRDHLGPRTMMHADPETWTALANWAADASGLFLRAQLEAGASAGQLFDSWAGSLGLADYRRFVAPASARALDHVRHLGAPLIHFGTGTSELLVAMRDVGVDVVGVDYRLPLDEANRRLGGTVPLQGNIDPALLAAPWEVLEAHVREVIAAGASAPGHVLNLGHGVPPETDPAVLTRVVELIHSIAPE, from the coding sequence ATGACTCCTAGCGCTGCGGCAACAAACGGCACGGCACACAACGGCACGGCACCCAACAGCCTCGACGCCGGCCACCCTCTGATGGACGGCCGTACCGGCGGTTCGCCGCTTATCACCGCTTACCGCGGCGGGACGCCCTCCCGGCGTCCTGTCTGGTTCATGCGCCAGGCCGGCCGTTCCCTGCCGGAGTACCTGAAAGTACGCGAGGGCGTGGCGATGCTGGACTCCTGCCTGCGCCCGGAGCTCGCTTCCGAGATCACCCTCCAACCGGTGCGCCGGCACGACGTCGATGCCGCTGTCTTCTTCTCGGACATTGTGATTCCGCTCAAGCTGGCCGGGGTCGGGGTGGACATCGTTCCCGGCGTGGGCCCGGTGCTGGAGAAGCCGGTCCGCACTGCCGCCGACGTCGCCGCCCTGCCCGAGCTGACATGGGAAGCCCTAGAGCCGATCCGCGAGGCCGTCCGGCTCACCGTGGCCGAGCTGGGGAGTACCCCGTTGATCGGCTTCGCCGGCGCTCCCTTCACCCTTGCCGCGTACATGGTGGAAGGCAAACCGTCCCGCGACCACCTGGGCCCGCGCACCATGATGCATGCGGACCCGGAAACCTGGACTGCCCTGGCCAACTGGGCCGCGGACGCTTCCGGGCTGTTCCTCCGCGCGCAGCTGGAAGCCGGTGCCTCGGCCGGCCAGCTCTTCGATTCCTGGGCAGGCTCTCTCGGTCTGGCGGACTATCGCCGCTTCGTTGCGCCGGCTTCGGCCCGGGCGCTGGACCACGTCCGGCACCTCGGCGCACCCCTGATCCACTTCGGCACCGGGACCTCGGAGCTGCTCGTGGCGATGCGCGACGTCGGCGTCGACGTGGTCGGCGTCGACTACCGGCTGCCACTGGACGAGGCGAACCGCCGGCTCGGCGGAACCGTGCCGCTGCAGGGCAACATCGACCCGGCCCTGCTTGCCGCGCCGTGGGAGGTCCTCGAAGCCCACGTCCGGGAGGTCATCGCGGCCGGCGCTTCGGCCCCGGGCCACGTGCTGAACCTTGGCCACGGCGTGCCGCCGGAGACCGACCCCGCGGTGCTGACGCGCGTGGTCGAATTGATCCACTCGATCGCCCCGGAGTAA